TCTCTGTAGGCACTATAAGCTTGAGAGGCTGATTACAGGTCTCACACAAGACCGTATTGCCTTTGAAGATACGTTTAATCATGTTCTTCTGTGCATTAAATGATTTGGCTGTGGTCTTATTAATTGCTGAGAAATCGAGTTTCTGTGTCTTGCCTGGGCTAGTTTCGCTCATTATTCGCCATCTAAGTTAGTCTTCTTTGTTATCTATTGCCGATTATATCTTTGCTGGGGCAAACACTAAAGACTTAATCGTCGGGATAAGGCATCTCTTGTTATTTTTTTATGGGGTGAAGTGAATACGAGGCGAAAAGTTGTAGGGAGAGCAAGATTTACAGGGCTGGATAACGGGTCTCAAGGGGCAGTGAGCAGCTTGGGGCTTGCTGATAGTGTTTGTTAGAAGTTGAAAATCGGGATACAAAGTAAGCTTGTGGCTCTCATAAGAAATATCTACAATATCAACCAATATTCGACCAACTCCAGATAACAAGATGTCTAAGCCAAATAAACCCGGATCAGAGAAGGTCTCAGTAAACGATACAGAGCTAGAATGCCCTTCTTCTCTGGATAACGCTGCTGAGGACATTAAATTGGCCGTGGATCTTATCTATCTCTTCGAAAGTCATCAGATAGAAGCGGAAGTCGCGCTATCGGCCATCGAGATAGTCAAAGCCGACCTTATGTCTAAATTAGGTAAAGCTGCAAGTTAACACACAGACCTAGGTTTGTGTGTTAGGTCATATTCCTAAGATAGAGTTAAACCAGCAGGT
This portion of the Shewanella violacea DSS12 genome encodes:
- the rsmS gene encoding pleiotropic regulatory protein RsmS — protein: MSKPNKPGSEKVSVNDTELECPSSLDNAAEDIKLAVDLIYLFESHQIEAEVALSAIEIVKADLMSKLGKAAS